The region CTCGTCCGGGGTGTATGCGTCGTTGAAGAACTCCATCGCCGCACAGAACGGCAGTTGTCTGACGTCGAGCTTCAGCGACGATCGACCGTAGAGCGGACTGTTTCCCAGCAATGCCGCTTCCTCCATCATGCTGATCGACGAGCCGACGAGGACGAAGGTCGCAGCGGAATCGTCCAGCTCGTGATCGAACAACGCCTGGAGAACGGAGGGGAGACTGTCCTCCTGCTCGACCAGATACGGAAACTCGTCGAGAACGACGATGGCGTCCTGCTCGGCAAGATATCGCAGTACCTCCTCCCAGTCGTCTCGGATCCGCGTGATCCCGGGGAACGACTCTGCAGCGGCATCGATGAACTGCTTGAGCTGCAGCGCGCTCGTCTTCTGCCTGGCCTGGTAGACAACCGTATTCTCAGCCAAATCTAGCGACTCTTTGACGAGCGCCGTCTTTCCGAGTCGACACCGGCCATAGATGACGGCAAGCTCGGCGTCTTCAGAGGCATATAGCTCCCGTAGCCGAGCAAGTTCCTCCGTCCGGTTTACGAACGTTGCCATACCGATCCTTCGTGACCCTAGATAATGATTATTCTGAGAATCGTACGTTAGAGTATCATACTTCAGAGTATCACCCTTGGCTTCTGACTATCTCTCCTGGATGCCTCCCACGTCGTCGTCGGCCCGTCCGCTCGCCGTCCTGTTCGCCGAGGCCGGGTTCGTGCCCAGGTCGGCACGCCAGCGGGTTGGTCGGTCGGTTTCTGCGCTGGCGCTCGAAACCCGACTCGACTCACTCCGCTGGCGACACGGCCACAGCGAGACGGCGCGCGTACTGGTTTTCGTGCATCCATCGACCGTTTTGGCCGCCGCTACGAGAAATGGTCGGTGTGAGAAGACAACCGCGAGTGAGGTCGCGGTGTCGGGCGCGGTGAAGCGCCTTCGGAGTAGGACTCCAATGTCTAGTAAGAACGTATTCGGTAATGAAGTTGCGGTGTAGAGACCACTGAACGAACGGAATTCGACGAAGACGGCTTCGAAGTCATCGACGAGGTGGCAGAGCGTGAGGCGAGCCTGCGACCCACGGTGGAGATGGAGATCCAAGCGAAGGTGGAACCAACCACCCAGATGCGAAGCGATACGGGCTGACACTGGAAGCCGAAGAGCGGATGGAAGCGCGGGAGTGGGAGGTCGAGCGAACGTCGACGCGGTTTGACCGGCGACAGGCCTCCGATAGAGAAGCGCGAACGAGGACGATGGTTCGGGAGATGAGCATCGAGCAGCGTTACGAGTTCAGAGAGCGGGCGGCTGCAGTGGACCCGTGGCAGGACCCCGAACGGGCGGATGCGCGTGAACAGATCTCCCAGATGGAGCTAGGGTGGGTGAACAGCGAAGCGGTGCGGTTGTCGAGGATGCTGCCGGGGTGGTCGCGGGCGGCAATCAGTCGGCGGCTGGCCGAGCGGGTCGTCGACGGCGGCTCGAAGACGAGAGTGGGAAAACGAAGGTAACGGTCTGGAAGGCGAGCGAAGCGCCGTGGATGGAAGAAGGCGAGCGTGTCGTGCTCAGGGAAGTCTCGAAGAGCTGGTACGAGGGGCGCGTCTCCGTGGCGCTGACGGGCCGATCGTCAGTATCGTTCCCCGAGCGTGGAGCGTGGTGGGCTGCATAGGGTCGCTGTGTCCTTCGGGTCAATCGAGTTCCCCGCGGCGTTCTCGGTGCATAATCCCGCCCGCAAACAGACGGAGCTTATCGACGAGCTCAGTCTCGGTCTCGTACGTTTCGACACGCAAGTCCCAGCGGACCTGTGCTGAACGGATCATCGCACTCGTCACGTCGGCTTCGTGAACGAAAGTCAACCGATCGCTGTGTGTCTCAGATAGGCTTCCAAGATGCTTCCCGCCTCCTCTCCAACGCCAAAGTTGTGCCCGAGAAACGGCAGCACGAACGCAGTTGCATTGCTGCACCGGGTGAACTCGATGCTTTGTGTCGCTGCGTCTACCTCGCTCGTCGGGACATCGACGTCGAGCGCCAGAAACGCATTCACCCCAGGATTCACACGAAGCGAGCCTTGCACTCGCCGTAATAGTGCCTGTGCGCCATCGATTTCTGCTTTGTTCTGGAACAGGCGACGGAGTGGGCCTGGCAAGTCATCGACCTCGATGTCTCGGCGGTCCTCCTCACTCAATACGTAGTTGAGATTGAAGGACTTGTACGGCCCCATAATGTAGAAGAGAAACCGGTTGTACGTCACATCACCGAACCGTTCAACGATCAGGTCACGCGAGACCTCAGTAGTCATGAGCGCGAGTATTGACTATAGACATATAAAGACGGGAATTTTTGAGATAGTTCGGCTTGAGAAAACCTAAGAGTCTCTCACCCGTACCGTGTCGTACGATGGCAACGAATCCGACTCAATCAGTCGGTGGGGACTTCCCCGAGGATCCAGCGGACCTCCTCCCAGAGGACAGTATCCTCAGTCTTGAGGAGTACCTCGCAATGCATGCTGCCGTCGGACACCGGACTCGCTACGAAATCCTCTACCGCCTTGTCCACAATGGAGAGATGAGTCCGACAGAACTGGAAGCCGAAATGGACATTGACGACAGCACGCTTCACTACCACCTCAACAAGCTCGTTGATGTCGGCCTCGTAGAAAAGCGACAGCGCACCGAACGTGGCCAAGACGGCCTCTACACGTACTACCAGGCCACCGTATTCGGCGAAGTAACGCTCACCGACGGCGTTGATGAGCTGATTTGCGGTGAACAGAAGTTCGAGCAAATGTACGACAGCACGAACGACACCTGAGCAATAGTTCACGCTACTCGTCAGTCCACTGTCTCGGTCCACCGCTCGTGAGTACTCTAAAGCCGCTTCTCGCACGCGCCACCGTTACCTCCCAGTTTCCCGTTATGTGCTTGACTACCTAGATAGCTTTCAGGGAGCGGTTTGAAGCCCCCACGCTAAAATCGACGCGCACGGCTACATCCCGCGACCCTGGGACACGTCGTATCCGCAAGCACGGAAGTAACGAGCAGCGACCGCGGTTTTTCGCGCCCCGAGGGGCGAGGCGCGAAACAGCGTCTCTTCCATATGTCTCGACGACAACTCCCCAGAACCGGTCCAGTTAGAGAGTCGCAACCCGAACGGTCACGAACTCACCCTCGTAAGTGAACGAATCCCCGGGAAGCGCCCGACGAAGTACGATATCGAACTCACTGACGGCGATAGCTACCGAACGCGGTTCTACCGCTGCCAGAACTGTGGTCAAGAACGAAACCGTGAGGAGCACTTCCGAACACCCTGTCCGAAGCCAGAGCCATCGACATCGCTCAGCGACGGCGGCTACTCCATCGACGACCCACGGACGCGACGAGCGCTGACGGAGGATATGGAGGTTCAGTTCACTGAAAACGGGCCGGTCTACGAAGTACGGAGTGAAAGCGGGAGTACCTACCAGGTCGATGTCGAGCAGGTTCACTGCTCGTGCCCCGACTGGCGTCGACGTGGCCACGCCCTCGGCGAGCAGGGCTGTAAGCATCTCCGGCGAACGAACCTCGAGATTATGGCGGGGCAGGTCCCGCAGCCGAACGGTCGGTTTCGCCGATAACTTTTCGAGACCGAACCGGCCTTGGATCACGATTATACTGAGAGGTACAAAGATATATGAGAGTGTGCTCCCTACACATCCGGTAGAGGAAGTAACGATGCCCGAACCCTCCCAAGACGGTGTCGAGTCCTGGGCTGAATCGATGAGCGCGCGCGAGCGCATTCGTTCCGTCGCCGAAACGCTTCGCGAACCGCGGTCGGTCAATTGGATCAGCGACCAAGCAGACGCAGCGTGGAGTACGACGAACGAGGAGGTGAAAGATCTCGTGAACCAAGGGCAGTTGCGCCGTATCGAGGCTGGCGACTCGACGCTCTATCAACCGGACCACACCCAGTTACTCTTCCACGAAATCCGGACACTCATCGAGGAGAACTCGCGTGAGGAACTCCGCAATGAGCTAACGGAAATCACCGAAGAAATCGAAGAGTGGCAGGAGAAGTACGGTCTCGAAACGTGGGAAGAGCTGGAACAGTCGCTCGCCGACGGCGAGCTATCGAGCGCTGAGCTCCGTGAACGCCGTGACGTAATCGGATTCTGGCGTGAGAACGAATCTGACCGACAACTCCTCAAGCACGCGCTGGAGTTGTACTCGGACGTCGAATCCGCTCGTGAGCAAATGGCGGACGTCGCCGACCGCGCAACGAGCTAATTCGTACTGATGATCTTTCTCGCCGATCGCGATCGATATTTCCAGCGGACACTCCTCCAAGAGGTACATAATCGGGTGGCGAAACAACCCGGCTGTAGGAACGTTCGCTACCGACCCTCTCGTCGACGGCCTCGATACGTCATCGCGACCGTTGACCCGGAACCGTTCCTGGGTGAATCCTATGCTGTCGAAACCGCTCGACTCGAAATTCGCTTCTGGTACCCGAGTGAGGTCAACTACGAGTATTACCGCATAAACTGGATAGAGTCGGAACGGAACCTCATACTCGGCTTCCATCAGAACGCCGACTGTCAAGACCTCGGTCCCTGTCACATCCAACTCAATTACGAAGCCGCTCCTGTTGATCGGCATGCAGCGACGTTTCTCGACGCACACCCACTCTCTGTCCTTGAGGAACGGCTACAGCAGTTCCCATCGGCGCTGAACTCGATTCGCTGGGAAGATGAATCTCCCTCGATTCCGGAGTGACCCATCTAGATCCGGTCGATTGCGTCCCTAGAACGGGCACCTCTCTGTCCTTGCTTGCTGCGTGAATCGTCGAGCTACGGCACTCGTCGTCCCCGAATAGCGCGGTCGAACGTTTTCCGCAGTAGTTTTCCGCAGTTGTATGTGTTTACCCCCAGAAATCGCAAGACAGAAGAGGCTTTTGCTAGCGCCCAGCTTCACCGCTCAACGGCGTAACGTCACTAACACCAGCGCCGTCTGTCGATTTTTGAATTCACCGCCAAACAGGATCACTTATAAATGCTATTTTGCCCCTTATTTTCGGGCGTTTCAGGGGATTGAGAACCCTCTCTGTGGGGGTAAACAGATACCCGCAGTTTTTTGGGCCGCCCCTGACGGGTGCGGGGCGGCCTGAACAGGTCGTCTCGGTTAACGAATGAGCCAGGAAGCCATCTATGGACGGAGTTTCGACGAAGAGGACGGTCAAACACCACCTACCGAGACGACGTGCCCCGAGTGCGACGGCGCAGTTGCAACGGAGGGCGGGGAAACGAGCTGCACGGTCTGTGGCCTCATCATCGAGGAGTGCCACATCGACCACGCAGGGACTCTGCGCGCCCGCTTCGACGATGAGCAGAAGCGAACCGGATCTCCACTCACACAGGGACGACATGACCGGGGGCTCTCGACGGAAATCGGGTGGAGCCGGGACGTAAAGGGGAACATCCTCTCAGAGGAGAAGCAGCGGCGACTCAACCGACAGCGAACGCAGCACCGGCGTGCACAGTGGCGCTCGAAGGCCGAACGGAACCTCGCGCATGCGTGTTCGGAGATTGCCCGGATGGTGAGCGCGCTTGAACTCCCACGATTCGTCCGAGAGTCGGCGTCGACGACCTATCGCGAGGCTCAGCAGGCAGACCTCATCACCGGTCGTTCCATCGAATCGATGGCGGCAGCAGCGGTCTACGCAACGTGTCGGTGTGCCGGATTCGCCGTCTCGGTCAGCGAGGTCGCGGAGGTGTCGGTGTGCGCTGAAGCCCAGGTGAAACGCGCCTACAAAGTCCTGAACGTCGAGCTCGGCCTCGAGACACCGGTCGTCCAGCCGGAGTCACTCATCCCGAAGGTTGCGACGAAGTGCGGCCTCTCCTCGCACGTCCAGCACCGTGCTCACGAGCTCGCGATGGCGGCCGTCGACGATGGGGCTGGCGAACGGCCGGAGTCCATCAGGAGTGGCTGCAGGCTGTCTGTACAGCGCCGTCATCGAGCACGAGTTGCTGACGACCCAGGAAGAAATTGCGGCGGCCCCAGAGGTTTCGATTGAGACGGTTCGAAGTCGGTACCAGGAGCTCCAGACGAGCGAGGCGTAGTCGCATCGACCAACCATTCTGGACGAGGTTCCCGCACCCGCACCGAGTTTATTTGCGCCTGCGAGGGGCGCAGGCGCGGATGTCCCGAGACTGTGTGAACAACATGGGAAGTCCAGAAACAACGACGGTGTTCGCGGGTATCGACGGTCGAGCAGACGCAACGCTGCCAGCGTGGTATGAGGAGCGACACAGCGGAACAGAGGTCGTCTCGTTTGCAGAGGCAATCCGAGACCTGCCACGGGCGGTCGAGTCCGAAGTGGCGTTCAGGAATCCCTACTCGGGAGAGTGGGTGGACACAGAGCGGTTCAACGCTATCGTCGAACCTGAGCGGCTGGCTGCACAGGCAAGCGGGGAGGCGGTCGACGCACTGTTCCACATCCCGACGGACAGTTACGCGATCATCAACCCGATGGACGTCTACGCACCCCTGGAGACGGTTCTTCAGGACGAAACGCTGGACGGTCGCGCACTCGGCAACGTGCTCTTCGTCGAGATTCTTCGCCTCTGTCGGGAAGCTGGAATGGCCGAGATGGGCGAAGTCGCCCTGGACGGCCGTCGCGTCCAGGGGGACGCCGCACTCGACCAAAATCGTACTCGTGAACAGATCACCGACGAAATCCAGGACATTCTCGATGAGGCCGCCGAGATCGACGAGGCCGAAGATGACGAATACGGCCCGGAACAGCGTGGAGACGAGCTCCCGGAGGAACTCCGGGAGCAAGAAGATCGGCTGAATCGACTGCAGGAGGCCAAGAACCGACTTGACACCGAGGAACAGCAACTCAAAGCAGAGCAAGTCGAGAAAATCCACCAGAGAGAACGAGAAGAGGAAGAGATGGGCCAGAAGAAACGTGGCCGGAAGCCCACACCTCCGGAGGAGGTGGAGCTTCCGGACGACGAAGGCGAACACGACAGATCCAGCGAGTCAGACGCTCAAAACCAGCAATGGGTGGAAGCAGGGCTACAACGACCAAGCAATGAAACTGTGGCGGTCCGGCCAGGGGCCGGACAGCCATGACGTGGCGGACGGGATCGCCGGATAACTGAACTCGGCTCTTTTTTTGTCGACGGACGAATCGATCTGTCGAAGCGTGTAGCGGTATCTTCAGCCGACGTCAAGAGGACTGGCGGGGCGGAATTCTTAGACAGGCTCTGTTGCCTCAGCAATTCTCCTGTTCATCAACCCCAACCGGTTCACCGTTATCGACGAACGGGCATGGAATGTACTACAGGAAACGGGATACCTCGGGCAAGAGCTTTCCGACGACCCCACTGTTGACGAGTACCTGCTGTATCTCGGTGCGTGCTGGGCGATAGCGAACGAGTACGACGTGAGCCTCCGCACGCTCGACAGGGCACTGTGGGTGCTCGATATCAAAGAGAAAAGCATCACCAGCGAGTGAACTACCCTGCCCTACCGCGCTCGGGGCTACTCGCCCCTCGCTTGTTGAGGACAGGGTCGTCCGAAAATCGGAGATTTTCGGGATCACGAGAATCTTCGATTCTCGAACGACTTCCTGTTTCGGCGTCGAAACTTGCACCCGACGTGGGCACAGCGTTGACGAATCGCTCTGCGATTCGTTCGCACACCAGAACGCGAAACGTTCTGGGGACGGTTCCAGACTCCGCAGGCGACTTCCCTTCACGGGTGGTTCGGAGTGTCCCACTCCTACCGAATGGACACTCAGCCACAACCGACAGTGCGCGCTTCTTGTCGTCGTTCGAAAGACGCATCGCGTCTTTCGTGATGACGAAACGGCTTCGCCGTTTCGAACCACGCTTGAACACTGTCGGAGACGTGGTGAGTATCGTACTACCTTCCTCGACCGGAAGAGTAGTAAATGTGGCGGACACTGTGCAAACAACTCGTGCGGGCGCTGTATCCCCTCCCTGCTCGCACCTTCCCTTCGGTCGGTGCTCGCTGAGGAAGGGGGCTTAGCGCCCTCAATTACAGCTAAATCCAGTCAGGAATAATATACTACCATGGACGACTCAGAACGGCCCGAACGTCCCGGCCCCGATGCTGATGCCGCCGAAATAGCGGAGTGGATGGAGGAGGATTTCGGGCGGGCCGTGGCTGAGGGGATGGCAAACGCTGGTGACGAAGATGACCCTGACGACGAGCATGAGGTCGTAGAGGTCGAGATACTCAATCACGAGCGGGGGGAGGTCGTCGGGACGATAGACAGAACGGGAACCTCGACACGAAGAGCGAGGCGCTCAGAAACGTCTCGCAGGAGTATCTTGAGGAGGACATCCCCGTACTCGTCCCCACGACCTACGAGAACGAGGACGGTGAGACGGTTCATGCCGATCCGAGGTGATAGTCGAGCCGGGAACCACGGGATTCGTTCGGGCATTCGTTGACGAACTTCCGAGTCCGTTCGACTGTGACACGGATATTCTCCGTGAACTGCCCGTGTTTGAACCCGAGTGACCCGTATCGTTTTGCCAGCTTGGGTCAATTCTCCGGGTATGACCGAACTCGTATACCATGACCCGGCGGACCGCACCGGAATATCACCGTTCGACAGGGTCATCTGTGAGATCACCGAGGACGAGGAGGTGCTGATCGCCTGTCCGTACATCTCCCCTGACTACCTCCAAGATATTACCGAACAGACGGACGAGTGGTTCCTCCTGACCGACGTAGGAGAGTGGTTGAGTATCCACGGACAGACGAATCGTGAGGCGATTCAGGAGTTCCTCATCGAATACCAAGACCACGTTAGGCACGTTTCGGACCTACACGCGAAGGTCGTCGTTGGTAGTGACCGGGCGTTGATAGGGTCAGCCAATTTCACGAAGAAAGGACTCACCGGACGAACGGAGATGTCCGTACTCCTCGATGAACAGGATGCCATCGATGAACTGACCGAGTGGTTCGAGACGTTGTGGTCAATATACGACCCACCGGCGGTTGACCGGGTCGAGGCGTACATAGAAACGGCATCCACAAACCCGAGTCCCGCGCAGAATCAATCGGATGTTTCGTTTTCATCAGGGAAATCACCGGGTACAGCGTCCCTATCCGAGTCCCATAGGGATGCCGAAGTCATGGACGTAGAACACGAGGAGAGCCATGCAAAGCTCATCCAGAGAGTTAGTAAAGCGCCCAGTCCCGAGTGGATATATTCGTATTTCAAATTGGTCGATGGGTTGCTATCAGAGACGAGACTCACGAACGATGACCCTCGGCTACTGATGTCCATCCCGAAGGCCGGGACGCTTCCTGTAACGGTGAACAATCGGTATGTGCTCGTCGCGTTTCGAGGTGAGCAGTCCAGAACCGAGTTCATCCTACCACCGACGAAGAAGTCGGAACCGTACCTCGAACAGGCGGATTACACCGGACGGTTCGACTCGATATACGACGAAGATGAATCCGATAGGCCGTGGTTCGTGGGATTCGACGGCATTCCTAATCGGATAGTTGACGAGGAGTTCAGGGAGATATGGATGAGTGCCGTGGATAAGGAGATGGAACGAGCAGAGAAAGCCCCCCAGAGACGGTATCACGACCCCGTGGTATACCGTGCAGCACGAGACAGAGAGTACCGCGAGAAGGTCACCCGCGAGGCGTTCGAGCAGGACTGAGGGACGGTCAGGCGTCTTCGAGATACGCCCGACGCTGTTCTCATCTTCACCTGTTCGGAACGCTTGTCGTCGTGTTTGTCCAGCACAGCCATCCCCTGTTCATCCGGTCATTCACGACCTTCTCAGGGATATCGTCGGGCGGGTCGTTCGTGATGGCCCTCTATTCCAGGGAGTCAGGGACGAGAGAACGAGAATATCGAGTTCTCACTGCGAGACCCACATATTGACTAGTGGGTTGGTCGCCTTCGCAGAAGCGACGATGCCCATATGACGCCTCAGAGTGCACTCTAATTGCCTTTTGATTACGACTGTCCCCTCTCAGGGAGTAGCAGACGCGATTCTCTGACCTTCGTACACATCTCTTCGCAAATGTAGGGCTAGAAAGCTGGCCTCGGCACTCATAGGGCTCGTCACCACCGGATGCCGAGTCCGGTTCGGAGCGGTGCCGTCGTCATCGGCCATCTCCGAGAACGTGCGCCCCCCTCAAGCGCGTTACGTTCCCGCACCTGCGCGTGGCGCCCAATAGTCCACAGCCACGGACGAGGGGTGAGTCGCAAGAACTGCACACTACCCACCGCTACTCAGTACCCGAGCCCCGAAAGCGTCTCCCGCAGCGGGTCGAGATACTCGTCGCCGAAATGTCGGACGTGCGTGAGCAACGGGGAGAGCCGGTAGACCGTCGCGCGTTCGTGAAATCCCTCGGCCAGCCCAATGACCTCCCGATAGCGCTCGAAAAAGGCCTCGCCACCCGTGTTCGTCCACTCCACGTAGGCCAGTTCGACCTCCGGGTCGGCGTAGTAGCAGGCGGGGTCGAGAAACGCGCGAACGCCGTCGCCGTCGCCGTCGACGCGGAGGTTCTCCCGCCACACGTCGCCGTGAATCAGCGCCGGCTCCGGGTCGTGGTCCAGCAGCTCCGGCAGGTCATCGACGACGGCGGCGACGCGCTCGGCCGTGGTCGCTGGGAGCACCTCTTCATCGGCGGCACTCTCGGCCGCATGAGCCAATCGATACTCGCCGAAGAACGTGACCCAGTCCTCTGTCCAGAGATTGGGCTGCCGGAACCGCCCCGTCGGCGTGTCGAACGGGAAGCCGAACACCTCCGCACTCGTCCCGTGCAGCCCCGCCAGCCGGTCAGCGAGGTTGCGCTCGACCGCGGGTGTCAGCTCGCCGTCGCCCGGCACGAACTCCAGCACGAGCACTTCGGGCGTCGCGTGAAACACCTCCGGAACCGCCAGCCCGCCTTCCTCGGCGAGATATCGGAGCATCCGGGCCTCCCGTCGTGAGGTCGGTTTCGGCCGTCTTGACGACCACTCGGCGGCCGTCTGCGAGAGTAGCGCGGTGGACGACCCCAACCTCGCCGCCGTCGAGTGTGGTGGCCGCGGCGACTGCACAGCCGGCCCAGTTCTCGACCGCTGTGCGGGTGACGTCCTCCATGGATGGGAGGCTGGGAACCGTAGGCCAAAGCCGCTCCGGTCTCGTTTTCTCGAGTAGCAGAAACGCAGTGGCCTGAGGGAAGAAACCGAGAGTTGGCGCGACATCCGGCTCGCCGCGCTCGCTTACTCCTCCAGTCGCTCCAGCGCCGCCGCGACAAGCAGCGGGAGGAACACCGTCGCGTCGCCGACGATGGTCTCGTTGCGGGCGTCTTTCTCGAACTTCCCCCACGAACGGGCTTCGTCGAGCGTTGCGCCCGAGAGCCCGCCGGTGGCTTCGGGGTCTATCGTAATCTGAACGCCGTAGTCGTAGGCTCCGGGCGTAACGAGCATCGTCTGAAGCGTGAAGTTCTTCGGGACGCCACCGCCGACGAGCAGGCAGCCCGCCGTCTCGGCCTCGAACGCGAGGTCCGTCAGCGCGGTCATATCCGCCAGCGCGTCGAGTGAGAACTCCGAGGTCTGGGAGTAAACCCACGCCTGCAGCCCCAGTACGGAGTCCTGCACTGCCGGACAGTAGATTGGCACGTCGTTCTCGTAGGCCGCGGCGGCGATGCCGTGATCCTCGTCGATATCCTCCTCGGCGTTGACCGCGGCGTTGGCGCGGCCGAGTTCGCGGGTGAAGCGCTCGATGCTGACGACGCCCTCCTCCTCCAGCGGCGGGAAGACGTGCTCACGAAGATGGCTCTCGAAGAGGGAGAAATACTCCTGCGGGAGATAAACGTTGTAGATGCGGTCGACGCCCTCGTCGCGGAGCTGCTCGTCGTGGTCGCGGGTGCCGCCGTCGGGGTCTTGTGCCTCGTCGTGCCCGTGGACGCTGCCGTGATGGTGCTTGCCGCCGATGGCCTCGATGGCGTCGTGGGTGAGGTTCGCGCCGGTCGTAATCAGGGCATCAACGTGGCCCTCCCGAATCAGGCCCGCCACAATCTCGCGCATCCCCGCAGGCACCATCGCGCCCGCGAGCGAGAGGAAAACCGTGCAGTCGTCGTCGCCCAGCATCTCCGCAGTGATGTCGGCGGATTCGTGGACGGCGGCGGCGCCGATTCCGGCCTTGCCGTACTCCTCGACAAGGTCGCCGACGCTCATCCCACCATGAACCGACGCGTGCCCAATCGGGTCGTGGTGGAACGCTTCGCGCTCAGGTTCCTCGTCGTGGTCGTGCCCCTCATCGTGGTCGTGGCCTTCGTCGCTCATGGCCGTCGCTCCGACCGGAGGCGGTTTGAAGCACCCGGTCCGGCCGCGCCCTAGCCGAGGAGCACCAGCGCGACGCCGGTGACGAGCACGACAACTCCCAGCACCAGCCGAGTCGTGAGCCGTTCACCGGTCCCGGCGGTAGCTGCCGACCCGGCCCCAGTCGGTCGATACCCACGAACAACGCAATTCGGGCCAGTAACGAGCCGAGCAGTCCCGCGACGCCGAAGGCGGCGAGGGCGGCGGGAGTGAGACCGGGGTTCGTGCCGTGGACCAGTGCGGTCACCGGGACCAAAACGAGCAGGTTCCCGACGAAGATGGCCGAAACGACGTCGACCACCGGGACGGTACGGGTGCTCAGCCGGACGGCGATGCTCTGGAGCGCAAGCGCGACAGCCGCGAGCGCCGCGAACCCGACACCGACACCGGGGAGCGCCATGGTTCCTGTGAAGAGACGGTCGACGGTTGAAGCTGCCGACCGGGGCTCACCTCTCGAAGACGAAATCCCCGGTGTCGGCCGCCCGCTCAGAGCCCGGTGGGGTGGTCGATATAGGTGGTTTCGAGGCCCCACTCCTCGGCGAGCTCCTGCAGCGCGCGCACACCGAAGGTTTCGGTGGCGTAGTGGCCTGCCAGCACGACGTTGATACCGGCCTCTCGGGCCTCGTGGTACACCTGCTGTTTGCCCTCCCCCGTGACGAGCGTGTCGGCACCGACCTCCCGAGCCTCATCCAGCCAGTCGACGCCGCTGCCGGTCAGGACGGCCACCCGCTCGGCCTCATCGGGGCCGAAGTCGAGCGTCTGGACCGACCGGTCACCGGTGTCGAGGGCGGAATCGAGCGTTTTCGTGAGGTCACTGAGCAGGAGCGGTTCGGCCCGGTCACCGACCAGCCCGACCGTCTCGGGACCCATGGTCCCGAACGGTTCCAACTCCTCGAGCGAGAGGCAGTCGGCGACGCCTGCGGCGTTCCCGAGTTCTGGGTGGCCGTCCAGCGGGAGGTGGGAGACGTAGAGCGCGATGTCATGTTCCACCAGTGGCGCGATGCGGTCGTACGCCCGGCCGGTGACACGGTCGAGGCCACCGAAGATGACGCCGTGATGGGTGACCAGCATATCTGCGCCGGCGGCGACGGCGGCCTCGATGGTGGCTTCGGCAGCGTCGACAGCGAAGGCGACGTGTTCGACCTCTCCGGCTCGGCGGCCGACCTGTAGGCCGTTGGGGCTGGCGTCGATGTCGGCGTAGTCGGCAGTGCGGAGTTCG is a window of halophilic archaeon DL31 DNA encoding:
- a CDS encoding NGG1p interacting factor 3 protein, NIF3 (KEGG: hbo:Hbor_07120 hypothetical protein~TIGRFAM: NGG1p interacting factor 3, NIF3~PFAM: NGG1p interacting factor 3, NIF3) — encoded protein: MQRAPFVDRLDAELRTADYADIDASPNGLQVGRRAGEVEHVAFAVDAAEATIEAAVAAGADMLVTHHGVIFGGLDRVTGRAYDRIAPLVEHDIALYVSHLPLDGHPELGNAAGVADCLSLEELEPFGTMGPETVGLVGDRAEPLLLSDLTKTLDSALDTGDRSVQTLDFGPDEAERVAVLTGSGVDWLDEAREVGADTLVTGEGKQQVYHEAREAGINVVLAGHYATETFGVRALQELAEEWGLETTYIDHPTGL
- a CDS encoding hypothetical protein (KEGG: nmg:Nmag_2682 protein of unknown function DUF6 transmembrane), producing the protein MALPGVGVGFAALAAVALALQSIAVRLSTRTVPVVDVVSAIFVGNLLVLVPVTALVHGTNPGLTPAALAAFGVAGLLGSLLARIALFVGIDRLGPGRQLPPGPVNGSRLGWCWELSCSSPASRWCSSARARPDRVLQTASGRSDGHERRRPRPR
- a CDS encoding Deoxyhypusine synthase (KEGG: hvo:HVO_2297 deoxyhypusine synthase~PFAM: Deoxyhypusine synthase), whose product is MSDEGHDHDEGHDHDEEPEREAFHHDPIGHASVHGGMSVGDLVEEYGKAGIGAAAVHESADITAEMLGDDDCTVFLSLAGAMVPAGMREIVAGLIREGHVDALITTGANLTHDAIEAIGGKHHHGSVHGHDEAQDPDGGTRDHDEQLRDEGVDRIYNVYLPQEYFSLFESHLREHVFPPLEEEGVVSIERFTRELGRANAAVNAEEDIDEDHGIAAAAYENDVPIYCPAVQDSVLGLQAWVYSQTSEFSLDALADMTALTDLAFEAETAGCLLVGGGVPKNFTLQTMLVTPGAYDYGVQITIDPEATGGLSGATLDEARSWGKFEKDARNETIVGDATVFLPLLVAAALERLEE